The genome window ATGATGGTAAGATGTTTATCTGGTTTTGTAGATTGTGTTTGTTTATGGAGTTTAGGGTTTTACAAAGATAATAATCGAGTGATTATTGTAGCAGGATGATTTTCTTTATTATTAGGTCAGATCTTGAATTTGTTTTCCGAGCTAGCGACTAACTGCGGTTTGAAGCTAAGTTGTTGACCGTGTTTATGGTGACAAATGATAAGTAGGTGATTGCTCTCATAGTTAGACTCCACCTTTCTATCGACTTAAAGGCACTGTTGGTGAAACCGAGTGTCTATCTGAGGCTGCTTCATTCACCCTGAACAAATCATGTACTTTTAACTTCAAATTTGACAGGGACTTTCTAGTTAACTACCCGGAGTGCTTTTATTTAATGTAGTAATGTTATTATTGTTGACTATTCAGTGTCAGTGTACATGATGTTTAATTGGTTTACTTTTCTTTATCATTTCAGTAATCAGCATTGCCAAAAATGTTGCCGCCACGTCAGCAACCAAGATCGGGAGTACTGCACACATCTCTCTCCCTTGTTCCAGCAGACGGCTCAAATTCTGATCAGGTCCGAGACTCACCCACAGAAAGTGCTAGCTCACGCGAAACCTGGCCCACATCTGATGCTTTGATGCTATCCAAACAGCAGCAGTTAGAGAGGGAAAAAGCGAAGGAACGTGAAAACGGTTCTGCTGAACATTCCGTTATCCGCCATATCTCATCTTCGGATAAAATGTCTCTTAGAGATATAACTAAAGAGAGAGTTGATGTAATTGCGGAGCGAATGCATCATCTCCCTGATGACTTTTTGGATAAACTAAAAAACGAACTTCGTGGTCTTATTGAAGGAATGGGCGGTCCTCAACATAGAGAGGAATATATTTCTCTTCAAAAAGCAGTTCTAAGTAGGCCCGACTTAACAGAAAAAACACTTATCTTAGCACACCGTGGACAGCTAGAGATATTAGTTGCTATCAAAACCGGTATTCAAGCGTTTCTACATCCGACTGTCAGTCTATCTCAAGCTTCTCTCATTGAGATATTTCTATACAAAAGGTGTAGAAACATAGCATGTGGAAACTCAATTCCAGCTGACAACTGTACTTGTGAAATTTGCTCAAAGAGGAACGGTTTCTGTAACCTATGCATGTGTGTGATATGTAGCAAGTTTGACTTTGAAGTCAATACGTGTAGATGGATTGGGTGTGATTCGTGTTCACACTGGACTCACACAGATTGTGCAATACACAATGCACAAATTGGCATGGGGTCCACTGTAAATGGAGGAAGCTCAGGTGAAATGCTGTTTAGGTGTCGAGCATGCATGAGGACATCAGAGTTATTTGGGTGGGTCAAAGATGTTTTTCATCATTGTGCGCCGTTGTGGGACCGAGAAGCTTTGGTTAGAGAACTTGAATATGTGAGTAGGATTTTTCGTGGATGTGAGGAATCGAGAGGAAGGAAACTGTATTGGAAATGCGGAGAACTTGTTGAAAAGTTAAAAAGCGGGGTCGCTGAACCACTGGCTTCCAAAGCAATACTGTCATTTTTTCAAGGTAACCGATACCCTTGTGTAGTTTAGTTTATTCTTAGATACGTAATGTTGTTGATGACTTTTGCAGAGTTTGACATAGACCCAACAAAGCATCAAGAAGGTGGTGAAGGTCGACTGATGGCCCCACAAGAAGCATTTAACCGGATCGCGGACGTTGTACAAGAAGCAATTAAAAAGATGGAAATGGTGGAAGAAGAGAAAATACGCGTCACAAAAAAAGCTCGTTTAGCTCTGGAGGCATGCGATCAAGAACTCAAAGACAAAGCCCGTGAAGTAGCCGCACTTAAAATGGAAAGACAAAAGAAAAAACAGCAAGTCGACGAGTTGGAAAGCATTGTGAGGCTTAAACAGGCGGAGGCCGAGATGTTTGACCTCAAAGCCAGTGAAGCTAGACGCGAAGCCGAACGACTGCAGAGAATCGCGCAAGCTAAAGCTGAGAAATCTGAAGAAGATTACGCAAGCAGGTATTTGAAACAACGGTTACACGAAGCCGAAGCTGAAAAACATTATTTGTTTGAGAAAATGAAGCTGCAAGAGAGTTCATCAAGAGCATCACAAAGCAGTGTTGGTGTGAGTGAGCCATCACAGATGATGATGTATAATAAGATTCAGGATTTGCTCAAGAACATGTATACTACGCCTTCTAAAGGAGATGGTCAATCTGGTGACATGCGGTCGCTTGGTTCTGTTTGAGTAAGTTTGGTGTTGGTTGTTCTAATTTTCTTTATAATGTTTAATATCATTATAACCAATACTCTAAGTTGCAGTAACTTTGTACTTGTTATGTTGTTGTTATTTAAGTGTTGCAATTAATCATCAGAGTGAGGATTACCTGAATTAAtgtatttttttggttttataattAACGCATTTTTTTATTGCTTTATAGCCAGGAGTGTTGATAAACAGTTGAAACCTGAAATCCATTTTTATGGTTTGGTTTAACGGTATGGCTGACAGTAGCATGTGTAAAGCAAAAAAACCACCCATCCTTGCTTGATGGTCATACCCTTTTGTGTTACGATGAGCATGGTTCAGCTATGGGTTAGCAACATAACTAAACCATACATGGTTGTATAACATGAAGTATTGAAGTTTGTTGGTTAATTATTCCAAATTCCACCATAACTAAACCATACATGTTGGTTGTAAAAAAATCATAAGTGAATTATCGTTTTTTCTAAAACAACTCGGTTTTGCTACATTTCCGGTTATTGTTCTTTTCTTTAAGGGCCAACGAAATAAAGGCCTGACTACTCGGGATAACCCAATGGCAAAAGACGACCCATACGCCCACTACCAAAGACAACGCTGGTTTCAATTATTGGCTTTTTTCACTCCCCTGACCTAATCCGAAGGGAAATTACGTAGAGCCATCTTTGAATTTCCATCATGACCTTTCCAAAATTTTGACTTGTATGATCCCTTTCACCATTTTTGTTACGGATACAATTATATAAAGTATGACTAGTCAACCATAATGACTTTGGTTCATTATTCTTTCTTGAGATAACTAATTTATAAATGATGGTCACTTTCATTTCATTTAAGAATAAGAATAAATATTAGGTTGTGACTGCCATAACTAAGTTTTGTGTTCATCAACACGAAAGAAGAATTTAGGAGATAAAAAGAAGGCaacatatataatataatttcgTGTTTGagagttcaaaaaaaaaaaaataaataaataaataaattaaaacttTTATGTGTGTGTCCATTCATCAAAGAAACTTATTATTTTCTAACCTTTTCTCCGAGCTTCTTTCGAAAAGAAATTTGTGACACGACTTTTCCCTGCTTCATCCAAGTTCATTTCATTTTCCTAGTTAAGTTGGACTCGGTAACACAACTAAAGTGCAACACTATCTTTCTCTCTCGTTAAATCATCACTGGATGATATACAAGTAGGGCTATAAACAAGCCGAACCAAACAGAACGGAACCTTTTTCAAGTTTGTTCATTTATTAACATTTAAACTTGTTCACGTACACACATCGAATGAAAATTCCTATTCTTATTCGTTCATTGAGGAATTGAACCGattcacgaacacaaacaaacatataccgtttataaaaaaaattataaacataATTATCCCAAAATAAAAGCATAAGTTAGATAAAATAAACACAAATAACTAGTCAAACTATGAACACTAATGACCATAAAAAAACAGACctaaatgaacataaacaaacatctACGAAGGATTCACAAATGCGACAGTCTAACATTCATTTAACTAATCAAATATACTCTCTTTTTTATGTTCCTTCATCTATTAATAAAAAACAAGATCAACAAACGTTATATTACATTAAACACTTACGAAGAAACAAGCGTCACTAACGCTCtgttcccgagtctcatttaaTAGGAGGAGGGGAAATAAGTGAggtgaaaatataaaaaaaccatGTTCCTAAGTGTTTTTTAAGGAtaggaggggaggggagggaaaatgaGGTAAAAGTGAAGAAAATTTATCCATATATTCATTCTCACAAATTAgagagattaggagagaaaatATTATTAATTACTAAATTGCTCTCATATCTACTTAAAATGTTTTATGTTTAAAGGGTATAATGGTAAAATTATTCCATTCTTTTCTTTTCCTCGTAATTCGAAAACACATAAAATACTtgatttcttcttcttttttttttcctataCTTTTCATTAAATTCTAGAGCAcgaaaaaaattacatttttatcCTTCCTTTTCCCTCTTAATTTATTTTCCAACCCCCTCTTATTAATGAGACGTTATATATAATCAAACCCCTATCGCCGCCGACTAGCGACGGCGTACGGCTCATAAATTCCTCTCTACGCTATCTCACTTCATTTACGCCTGATTTCGACTCTGAATCACCAATCGACTCCAAAATATGTCGGAAAAATTCTCGGCGACGCTACGGATCGGAGACCTCAACGATTTCATCGCACCATCACAAGGATGTGTTGTTTCTATGAAGTCCGGTTCCGCTAGACTTGCTGATAAACCAAAGGTTTATATTATCTCCAATTTCTGAAACCTAGGTCGTTAGGTTTTATCTGTTTTATGCTACTTGTTGTTCATGTTTTGTTAATTTTTTATAATTTGAGATGATTTTTTGTTAGGAATGTGTAGAAAATTAGAAGGTTGATGATTATTGTAAACCCTAGGTCGTTAGCTTTAGACTGTTTTATCATTTATGCTGGTTGTGATTCGTGTTTAGCTAATGATTTAAAGTTTTGCGATGGACGGACCTACCCTTTGGCTAccgccgcaccccttgaaaaaaaaaatttagtgtatattttaggcaaaaaacctgatcgcaccccttga of Helianthus annuus cultivar XRQ/B chromosome 1, HanXRQr2.0-SUNRISE, whole genome shotgun sequence contains these proteins:
- the LOC110944838 gene encoding OBERON-like protein, with product MLPPRQQPRSGVLHTSLSLVPADGSNSDQVRDSPTESASSRETWPTSDALMLSKQQQLEREKAKERENGSAEHSVIRHISSSDKMSLRDITKERVDVIAERMHHLPDDFLDKLKNELRGLIEGMGGPQHREEYISLQKAVLSRPDLTEKTLILAHRGQLEILVAIKTGIQAFLHPTVSLSQASLIEIFLYKRCRNIACGNSIPADNCTCEICSKRNGFCNLCMCVICSKFDFEVNTCRWIGCDSCSHWTHTDCAIHNAQIGMGSTVNGGSSGEMLFRCRACMRTSELFGWVKDVFHHCAPLWDREALVRELEYVSRIFRGCEESRGRKLYWKCGELVEKLKSGVAEPLASKAILSFFQEFDIDPTKHQEGGEGRLMAPQEAFNRIADVVQEAIKKMEMVEEEKIRVTKKARLALEACDQELKDKAREVAALKMERQKKKQQVDELESIVRLKQAEAEMFDLKASEARREAERLQRIAQAKAEKSEEDYASRYLKQRLHEAEAEKHYLFEKMKLQESSSRASQSSVGVSEPSQMMMYNKIQDLLKNMYTTPSKGDGQSGDMRSLGSV